In Acanthochromis polyacanthus isolate Apoly-LR-REF ecotype Palm Island chromosome 18, KAUST_Apoly_ChrSc, whole genome shotgun sequence, the following proteins share a genomic window:
- the LOC127530946 gene encoding GTPase IMAP family member 9-like translates to MGNNPSIPDGDPLRIVMIGKTGVGKSATGNNILGKSKDVFKSETSSESVTETCERETAEYSRRIIVVDTPGFMDTSKSADSINKEIKKCIDMSSPGPHVFLLVLQVDRITKEEENCVQALEKMFGPKASNYMIVLFTHGDKLSQQKISIQEYLRTDNVKLRELLNRCGNRFHVFNNKSKDRTQVVELIKKIDEMVAANGGSYYSDEMFKEA, encoded by the exons ATGGGCAACAACCCCTCCATCCCCGATG GTGATCCTCTGAGGATTGTGATGATTGGGAAAACTGGTGTTGGGAAGAGTGCCACTGGTAACAACATCTTGGGCAAAagtaaagatgtttttaagTCTGAAACAAGTTCAGAATCAGTGACGGAGACCTGTGAGAGAGAAACAGCTGAATACTCCAGAAGGATCATCGTGGTCGACACCCCTGGTTTTATGGACACGTCTAAAAGTGCAGACAGCATAaacaaagagattaaaaaatgcATCGATATGTCGTCTCCAGGCCCTCACGTCTTCCTGCTGGTCCTTCAGGTCGATAGGatcaccaaagaagaagaaaactgtgTGCAGGCCCTGGAGAAGATGTTTGGACCAAAGGCATCGAACTACATGATCGTCCTGTTCACTCATGGAGACAAGCTGAGTCAGCAGAAAATAAGTATACAGGAATATCTGCGAACAGACAATGTGAAACTCAGAGAGCTGCTGAACAGATGTGGCAACAGGTTTCATGTCTTCAACAACAAGAGCAAGGACAGAACTCAAGTGGTCGAGCTGATAAAGAAGATTGATGAGATGGTGGCAGCAAACGGGGGATCGTACTACAGCGATGAAATGTTTAAAGAGGCCTAG